Proteins encoded together in one Olsenella timonensis window:
- a CDS encoding helix-turn-helix domain-containing protein yields MSTTVNIGRTIARERRRKGVTQEVLAAHLGVSKAAVSKWELCQSLPDVGLLPRIAAYFSLTLDELFDWRDELSEEESAALYAEVYALAEKDLPAAHERLRALAAEHYSDASLLLMLASLLTVWAAGMATPFTTESEKNSAPDANALADEALALLDRVFEVTADPATLFLAQQQKATTLFQADRIDEAAAFLEPLVRRQDTGAPTMLLASAWRRLGRDNDALDLLQTERLRAANFVLSSLVQEVSMRDDAAFARAAATAATAVCDALDMRAMNPFFSVTMAFEVADALRKAGERDEALTALEQAVDAVADTRVSPEAAGTPLWDRMTSRLDPARSGAAWAEHKAHQMDGLRHTLRQSAAEHVAAPAWREFAGDDPRYREIIDALERLAGEGEDRALRARGRDARHAPTTRRGHASSPGAPRGAQRRAP; encoded by the coding sequence ATGAGCACGACCGTCAACATCGGGCGCACCATCGCGCGGGAACGCCGCCGCAAGGGCGTCACGCAGGAGGTGCTGGCCGCCCACCTGGGCGTCTCGAAGGCCGCCGTCTCCAAGTGGGAGCTTTGCCAGAGCCTGCCCGACGTGGGCCTGCTGCCGCGCATCGCCGCGTACTTCTCGCTCACGCTAGACGAGCTCTTCGACTGGCGAGACGAGCTCTCCGAGGAGGAGTCCGCAGCGCTCTACGCCGAGGTCTACGCGCTGGCCGAGAAGGACCTCCCCGCCGCGCACGAGCGGCTGCGCGCTCTCGCCGCCGAGCACTACTCGGACGCGAGCCTCCTGCTCATGCTGGCGTCGCTCCTCACGGTGTGGGCAGCCGGCATGGCCACGCCGTTCACGACAGAGAGCGAGAAGAACAGTGCGCCCGACGCCAACGCTCTCGCGGATGAGGCGCTCGCCCTGCTCGACCGCGTGTTCGAGGTGACGGCGGATCCGGCGACGCTCTTCCTTGCGCAGCAGCAGAAGGCCACGACGCTCTTCCAGGCGGACCGTATTGATGAGGCCGCGGCGTTTCTGGAGCCGCTCGTGCGCCGACAGGACACGGGCGCGCCGACGATGCTCCTCGCCTCGGCCTGGCGAAGGCTCGGACGCGATAACGACGCCCTCGACCTCTTGCAGACGGAGCGGCTGCGCGCCGCGAACTTCGTGCTCTCGTCACTCGTACAAGAAGTGAGCATGCGGGATGACGCCGCCTTCGCACGGGCGGCCGCCACCGCCGCCACGGCGGTCTGCGACGCGCTGGACATGCGGGCGATGAACCCGTTCTTCTCGGTCACGATGGCCTTCGAGGTGGCAGACGCCCTGCGGAAGGCAGGCGAGAGGGACGAGGCGCTCACGGCGCTCGAGCAGGCGGTGGACGCCGTGGCGGACACTCGGGTAAGCCCCGAGGCGGCCGGCACCCCGCTCTGGGACCGCATGACGAGCCGACTCGACCCCGCCCGCTCCGGCGCTGCCTGGGCCGAGCACAAGGCCCACCAGATGGACGGGCTGCGCCATACGCTGCGACAGAGCGCCGCCGAGCATGTGGCGGCCCCCGCATGGCGCGAGTTCGCCGGCGACGACCCGCGCTACCGGGAGATCATTGACGCGCTCGAACGCCTGGCAGGCGAAGGGGAGGACCGCGCACTGCGCGCCCGCGGGCGTGATGCTCGACACGCCCCTACAACGCGTCGAGGACATGCCTCCAGCCCCGGCGCTCCTCGGGGTGCTCAGCGACGCGCGCCTTGA
- a CDS encoding PadR family transcriptional regulator, producing MEAQMKRGFLEACVLAAVSGEESYGYQIVKDVPASMGLTESTLYPLLKRLEKAGCITARSAEHNGRLRRYYRITDAGRERIEEFLAEWPSVQEIYAYVEGAHHDAR from the coding sequence ATGGAGGCCCAGATGAAGCGCGGCTTCCTCGAGGCCTGCGTGCTCGCGGCCGTCTCGGGCGAGGAGTCCTACGGCTACCAGATCGTGAAGGACGTGCCGGCGAGCATGGGGCTCACGGAGTCGACGCTCTACCCGCTCCTCAAGCGCCTTGAGAAGGCGGGGTGCATCACGGCGCGCTCTGCCGAGCACAACGGTCGGCTGCGCCGGTACTACCGCATCACGGATGCCGGGCGCGAGCGCATCGAGGAGTTCCTGGCCGAGTGGCCGTCCGTGCAGGAGATCTACGCATACGTGGAGGGGGCGCACCATGACGCGCGATGA
- a CDS encoding LTA synthase family protein, with translation MLSTLMALPLAAAAVTIVALAARLSRGGARPSRGQLCWLAAPVLALVVLAVLCVLGLYQGGPLEPLILIAAALAASWVALRRDRVREAVSAWGERRGWPQARTHALLALVALLVCALLGFLAVELPYNYEILRMAPQYALLQGALILLALAALHFLFQRRGGGMVVGVGLCFVIGLAQFFVASFKSAAILPNDLFVLGTAAAVSGGYTYAVGGGVVLGLACLLLACAAGALVVPTPAAARGRRVAANLGCAAVLLALLVAGVTVPSYFDDLGVEMKYWYSLDYYRRQGFITSFVAVAQDLPIDVPDGYDKDSAARLEADYVELYDEGAGATAERAAAEEQFEQERPSVVCIMNESFADLSALGGESWGYSGPSFVNSVDDALAHGDLAVSVLGGGTCNTEFEFLTGVSLAYIGDGKYPYSLYDLSSAPSIARQFSELGYQTTAMHPNYATNWNRDRVYEALGFDTFLSIDDFAGAETYHSGVSDEETYDKCLELLENGDDPQFIFNVTMQNHSGYDQNNLGDVPQYHVDGMSDYDNARLSEYLACVDESDRALEEFLGELAQLDRPVVVVFFGDHQPALSTIVEAAVSGEQVYDETGAATVGGTGGGDAAGDAAATPETYTSSYLIWANYDVAGRTEGVGRSTTSPAYLAAKTADLIGAPLTNFQKAQLAISEEMPAISLLGVEDADGTWTSADDEGALPSVYNDFAQITYLEFASKLR, from the coding sequence ATGCTCTCTACCCTCATGGCCCTTCCCCTCGCCGCCGCCGCGGTCACGATCGTCGCCCTCGCCGCCCGTCTCTCGCGCGGAGGGGCGCGTCCGTCCCGGGGACAGCTCTGCTGGCTCGCCGCTCCCGTGCTCGCGCTCGTCGTCCTCGCCGTCCTGTGCGTGCTCGGCCTCTACCAGGGCGGCCCGCTCGAGCCGCTCATTCTGATCGCCGCCGCGCTCGCCGCCTCCTGGGTCGCGCTCCGCCGCGATCGAGTCCGAGAAGCCGTCTCGGCATGGGGCGAGCGGCGCGGCTGGCCGCAGGCGCGCACCCACGCGCTCCTCGCCCTGGTCGCCCTTCTCGTCTGCGCGCTGCTCGGCTTCCTGGCCGTGGAGCTTCCCTACAACTACGAGATCCTGCGGATGGCGCCGCAGTACGCGCTGCTTCAGGGCGCTCTCATCCTGCTCGCCCTGGCCGCGCTCCACTTTCTGTTCCAGCGGCGCGGAGGGGGCATGGTCGTGGGCGTGGGCCTGTGCTTCGTGATCGGGCTCGCGCAGTTCTTCGTTGCCAGCTTCAAGTCGGCCGCGATCCTTCCCAACGACCTCTTCGTCCTCGGCACCGCCGCCGCCGTGAGCGGCGGCTACACCTACGCCGTCGGGGGCGGCGTCGTGCTCGGCCTCGCCTGCCTGCTGCTCGCCTGCGCCGCGGGCGCGCTCGTCGTCCCGACGCCCGCAGCCGCCCGCGGCAGGCGCGTCGCGGCCAACCTCGGCTGCGCCGCCGTCCTTCTCGCCCTGCTCGTCGCGGGCGTCACCGTCCCGAGCTACTTTGACGACCTGGGCGTCGAAATGAAGTACTGGTACTCGCTCGACTACTACCGGCGCCAGGGCTTCATCACCTCGTTCGTCGCCGTGGCCCAGGACCTTCCGATCGACGTCCCCGACGGCTACGACAAGGACTCCGCGGCCAGGCTCGAGGCCGACTACGTCGAGCTCTACGACGAGGGTGCGGGCGCCACGGCCGAGCGCGCCGCCGCCGAGGAGCAGTTCGAGCAGGAGCGCCCGAGCGTCGTGTGCATCATGAACGAGTCCTTCGCCGACCTCTCCGCGCTCGGCGGCGAGAGCTGGGGCTACTCCGGCCCCTCGTTCGTGAACTCCGTCGACGACGCGCTCGCGCACGGCGACCTCGCCGTCTCCGTGCTCGGCGGCGGCACGTGCAACACGGAGTTCGAGTTCCTCACCGGCGTCTCGCTCGCCTACATCGGCGACGGCAAGTACCCCTACTCCCTCTACGACCTCTCCTCGGCGCCGAGCATCGCCCGCCAGTTCTCCGAGCTCGGCTACCAGACCACCGCCATGCACCCCAACTACGCCACCAACTGGAACCGCGACCGTGTCTACGAGGCGCTCGGCTTTGACACGTTCCTCTCCATCGACGACTTCGCCGGGGCGGAGACCTACCACAGCGGCGTGTCTGATGAGGAGACCTACGACAAGTGCCTCGAGCTGCTCGAGAACGGCGACGACCCGCAGTTCATCTTCAACGTGACGATGCAGAACCACTCCGGCTACGACCAGAACAACCTCGGCGACGTGCCGCAGTACCACGTCGACGGCATGAGCGACTACGACAACGCCCGCCTCTCCGAGTACCTTGCCTGCGTCGACGAGTCCGACCGCGCGCTCGAGGAGTTCCTCGGCGAGCTGGCCCAGCTCGACCGCCCCGTGGTCGTGGTCTTCTTCGGCGACCACCAGCCCGCGCTCTCCACGATCGTGGAGGCCGCGGTCTCCGGCGAGCAGGTCTACGACGAGACCGGCGCCGCGACCGTGGGCGGCACGGGCGGCGGCGACGCCGCCGGGGACGCCGCGGCGACCCCCGAGACCTACACGTCGAGCTATCTCATCTGGGCGAACTACGACGTGGCGGGACGCACCGAGGGCGTCGGGCGGAGCACCACGAGCCCCGCCTACCTCGCCGCGAAGACGGCCGACCTGATCGGCGCGCCGCTCACGAACTTCCAGAAGGCGCAGCTCGCGATCAGCGAGGAGATGCCCGCGATCAGCCTGCTCGGCGTCGAGGACGCCGACGGCACGTGGACGAGCGCGGACGACGAGGGCGCGCTGCCCTCGGTCTACAACGACTTTGCGCAGATCACCTACCTGGAGTTTGCGAGCAAGCTACGATAG
- a CDS encoding DUF1700 domain-containing protein → MTRDEFLGRLGELLACLPAEQVEETKAFYAEAIADRMEDGMSEEEAVAAMGAPGEVAEATLDDLPAVPRAIAKTRRRSNALLWALAIVGSPVWAPLLIAFFAVAFIVYVCIWVLALCVWIVAAAFGGVGVVELAFAVGGIAIGHVPYVLASAGMGLGLIGAALLVGAGAWEASKQIARLSALWARKAVSPFWKGRGEKSEAAAHLAV, encoded by the coding sequence ATGACGCGCGATGAGTTCCTGGGCCGGCTGGGCGAGCTGCTCGCCTGCCTGCCGGCCGAGCAGGTAGAGGAGACCAAGGCGTTCTACGCGGAGGCAATCGCCGACCGCATGGAGGACGGCATGAGCGAGGAGGAGGCCGTTGCCGCGATGGGCGCGCCGGGCGAGGTGGCGGAGGCCACGCTCGACGACCTGCCCGCCGTGCCGCGCGCCATCGCCAAGACGCGCCGCAGGAGCAACGCGCTGCTGTGGGCGCTCGCAATCGTGGGGTCTCCGGTCTGGGCGCCCCTGCTCATCGCGTTTTTCGCCGTGGCGTTCATCGTCTACGTCTGCATCTGGGTTCTGGCCCTGTGCGTCTGGATCGTGGCCGCGGCCTTTGGCGGCGTGGGCGTGGTTGAGCTCGCGTTCGCCGTGGGGGGCATCGCCATCGGGCACGTCCCGTACGTCCTGGCGTCGGCGGGCATGGGGCTCGGCCTCATTGGTGCTGCGCTTCTCGTGGGAGCGGGAGCCTGGGAGGCCTCCAAACAGATCGCTCGTCTCTCCGCGCTCTGGGCGAGGAAGGCCGTCTCGCCCTTCTGGAAGGGCAGGGGCGAGAAGAGCGAGGCGGCCGCGCACCTTGCGGTATAG
- a CDS encoding cysteine desulfurase family protein, with amino-acid sequence MTQREVYLDHAAATPVDPEVAAVMMPYLTERFWNPSAPYARAREVRDDVERARGTVARLIGARPDCITFTAGATEANNLAFASVEGHVVVDAVEHESVLACAATHARRTVRVGPDGLVDPSAVARAIRPDTELVSVELANGEIGCVQPVREIARVVAAERARRLEAGEATPIYLHSDASQAAGALSVNVATLGVDLLTLSAAKIYGPKQVGVLWASEDVRLRPLVYGGGQEGGVRSGTENVAGIVGLARALELAVERRAEESRRLAGLRERLREGLLARVPSMVVTGPKSPKRRLPGLLHVSFPGVEARRLVIALERVGVSVGTGSACAASRMRVSHVLEAIGMPRELAEGSLRLTLGRTTTEEDVDYAVGAIADAVGAELARRGARTRPPLASERPD; translated from the coding sequence ATGACGCAGCGCGAGGTCTACCTCGACCACGCCGCGGCCACCCCGGTTGATCCCGAGGTCGCCGCGGTCATGATGCCGTATCTGACGGAGCGGTTCTGGAACCCCTCTGCCCCCTATGCCCGGGCGCGCGAGGTGCGCGACGACGTGGAGCGCGCCCGCGGCACCGTGGCGCGCCTCATCGGCGCCCGCCCCGACTGCATCACGTTCACCGCCGGGGCGACCGAGGCGAACAACCTCGCCTTTGCGTCGGTCGAGGGCCACGTGGTGGTGGACGCCGTCGAGCACGAGAGCGTGCTCGCCTGCGCCGCCACGCACGCACGGCGAACCGTGCGGGTGGGGCCCGACGGGCTCGTGGACCCATCCGCGGTGGCGCGCGCCATCCGCCCCGACACCGAGCTCGTCTCGGTCGAGCTCGCCAACGGCGAGATCGGCTGTGTCCAGCCCGTGCGCGAGATCGCGCGCGTGGTCGCCGCCGAGCGCGCGCGGCGTCTGGAGGCGGGGGAGGCAACGCCGATCTACCTGCACTCCGACGCATCCCAGGCGGCGGGCGCCCTCTCGGTGAACGTGGCGACGCTTGGCGTGGACCTGCTCACGCTCTCGGCCGCCAAGATCTACGGTCCCAAGCAGGTGGGCGTGCTGTGGGCGTCGGAGGACGTGCGGCTGCGTCCGCTCGTCTACGGCGGGGGCCAGGAGGGTGGCGTGCGCTCCGGCACGGAGAACGTGGCGGGAATCGTGGGGCTCGCCAGGGCGCTGGAGCTCGCGGTCGAGCGACGCGCCGAGGAGAGCCGACGGCTCGCGGGCCTGCGCGAACGGCTGCGCGAGGGGCTTCTCGCGCGCGTGCCGTCGATGGTGGTCACGGGCCCCAAGAGCCCCAAGCGGCGCCTTCCGGGCCTCCTGCACGTGTCGTTTCCGGGCGTGGAGGCGCGTCGGCTGGTGATCGCGCTCGAGCGCGTGGGGGTCTCGGTCGGCACGGGCTCGGCCTGCGCCGCGAGCCGCATGCGCGTCTCCCACGTGCTGGAGGCGATCGGCATGCCGCGCGAGCTTGCCGAGGGAAGCCTGCGCCTCACGCTGGGCCGCACCACCACCGAGGAGGACGTGGACTACGCGGTCGGCGCCATAGCCGACGCCGTGGGCGCGGAGCTGGCAAGGCGAGGCGCGCGCACTCGCCCGCCCCTTGCCTCCGAGCGCCCGGACTAG
- a CDS encoding RNA polymerase sigma factor, whose protein sequence is MACSHSVPDRDPERLVRDYADLVLRVCYTYLRSTADAEDVCQDTLVKLIYRDEPFRDPGHERAWVVRVASNACKNLLRDRSAHREADLDSAPEPVAAEGPGEGELRQRDDRVLAAVMALPLPQREAVYLHYYEGYPTREVARIVGATDEAVRQRLSRARARLREDLKGDYDDFPA, encoded by the coding sequence ATGGCTTGCTCGCACAGTGTGCCCGACCGCGACCCCGAGCGGCTCGTGCGCGACTACGCCGACCTTGTCCTGCGCGTTTGTTACACCTACCTGCGCTCGACGGCCGACGCCGAGGACGTCTGCCAGGACACGCTCGTGAAGCTCATCTACCGCGATGAGCCGTTCCGCGACCCCGGCCACGAGCGCGCGTGGGTCGTCCGCGTGGCGTCGAACGCCTGCAAGAACCTGCTGCGGGATCGCAGTGCGCACCGCGAGGCGGACCTCGACTCCGCGCCGGAGCCCGTTGCGGCGGAGGGGCCGGGGGAGGGTGAGCTCCGACAGCGCGACGACCGCGTGCTCGCCGCCGTGATGGCGCTCCCGCTCCCGCAGCGAGAGGCGGTCTACCTGCACTACTACGAGGGCTACCCCACGCGCGAGGTCGCTCGGATCGTGGGTGCCACCGACGAGGCCGTGCGCCAGCGCCTGAGCCGTGCCCGCGCCAGGCTCAGAGAAGACCTGAAGGGAGACTACGATGACTTCCCCGCTTGA
- a CDS encoding YbaK/EbsC family protein codes for MSIERVRAHLAQFGAEGRIREFEESSATVELAASAVGTEPARIAKTLSFMVGETPTLILFAGDARVNNQAFKATFHTKPKMLSADQAESLIGHAVGGVCPFGIEPGVEVFLDESLRRFETVWPAAGSSNSAIELTLDELERFSGARGWVDVAKGWRDEELP; via the coding sequence ATGTCGATAGAGAGGGTCCGCGCGCACCTCGCGCAGTTCGGCGCCGAGGGGCGCATCCGGGAGTTCGAGGAGTCGAGCGCCACGGTGGAGCTCGCCGCCTCCGCCGTGGGCACCGAGCCCGCGCGCATCGCCAAGACGCTGAGCTTCATGGTGGGGGAGACGCCCACGCTGATCCTGTTCGCTGGGGACGCGCGCGTCAACAACCAGGCGTTCAAGGCGACGTTCCACACCAAGCCCAAGATGCTCTCCGCGGACCAGGCGGAGAGCCTGATCGGCCACGCCGTCGGCGGCGTGTGCCCGTTCGGGATCGAGCCGGGGGTCGAGGTCTTCCTCGACGAGTCCCTCAGGCGCTTCGAGACCGTGTGGCCGGCCGCCGGCAGCTCCAACTCCGCCATCGAGCTCACCCTGGACGAGCTCGAGCGCTTCTCCGGCGCGCGCGGCTGGGTGGACGTCGCCAAGGGCTGGAGAGACGAAGAATTGCCGTAG
- a CDS encoding lysylphosphatidylglycerol synthase transmembrane domain-containing protein — protein sequence MAADEKSPKKATAAAKKVPLKVSAVRSVSPEDSAADKKSMGQVRKTFVFLGFVAVAYAAYLVFSGQVDEFVTSLAGVDLAWIAAGVVCFLFYYVFGVLAYALSIIADPDNPVGIRDLMSVEASGVFFMRLTPNSAGAPPAQIYRLTRAGLSVGEASALNFTRTVLYEAGEGVFAAIMLIFCGGYFYETFGDVTLVGLFLFGFKVVQVGAMLFLCLFPKPVVAIGNWALRFANRRGWLKDEKFKKYYEMVNTQVVKFSAAFKRSAKNVREMLLTMAVTLLQLGCMYALPWFVLRSFGEPADFMVCLASGSMLELLINAVPLPGGAGGAEVGFAILFRGMYGVHTTAGFVIWRAVEYLLPVLIAAPCMGMRSKGGESLNRRWGRFRKRMAGLVTGRGGKRAAARGGVTVRPGAKRKVVVSGAGAKTGGTSDVQARIAAGKAAAAAKKEAAEKDGA from the coding sequence GTGGCAGCAGACGAGAAGAGCCCCAAGAAGGCCACGGCGGCGGCCAAGAAGGTCCCGCTGAAGGTCTCGGCCGTGCGCTCGGTCTCGCCCGAGGACAGCGCCGCCGACAAAAAGTCGATGGGACAGGTCAGGAAGACCTTCGTCTTCCTCGGCTTTGTCGCGGTGGCCTATGCCGCCTACCTCGTGTTCTCCGGCCAGGTGGACGAGTTCGTGACGTCGCTCGCGGGCGTGGACCTCGCCTGGATCGCGGCGGGGGTCGTCTGCTTCCTGTTCTACTACGTCTTTGGCGTGCTCGCCTACGCGCTCTCGATCATCGCCGACCCGGACAACCCGGTGGGCATCCGCGACCTCATGAGCGTCGAGGCGTCCGGCGTCTTCTTCATGCGGCTCACCCCCAACTCCGCGGGCGCCCCTCCCGCGCAGATCTATCGCCTCACGCGCGCGGGGCTCTCCGTGGGCGAGGCGAGCGCCCTCAACTTCACGCGCACGGTGCTCTACGAGGCGGGCGAGGGCGTCTTTGCCGCGATCATGCTCATCTTCTGCGGAGGGTACTTCTACGAGACCTTCGGTGACGTCACGCTCGTCGGCCTGTTCCTCTTTGGCTTCAAGGTTGTCCAGGTGGGCGCGATGCTCTTCCTGTGCCTGTTCCCCAAGCCGGTCGTGGCGATCGGCAACTGGGCGCTGCGCTTCGCAAACCGCAGGGGCTGGCTCAAGGACGAGAAGTTCAAGAAGTACTACGAGATGGTCAACACCCAGGTGGTCAAGTTCTCCGCCGCCTTCAAGCGCTCCGCGAAGAACGTCCGCGAGATGCTGCTCACGATGGCGGTGACGCTCCTGCAGCTCGGCTGCATGTACGCGCTGCCGTGGTTCGTGCTGCGCTCCTTCGGAGAGCCGGCGGACTTCATGGTCTGCCTGGCGTCGGGCTCCATGCTGGAGCTGCTGATCAATGCCGTGCCGCTGCCGGGCGGCGCAGGCGGTGCCGAGGTGGGCTTTGCGATCCTGTTCCGCGGCATGTACGGCGTGCACACCACGGCCGGCTTCGTGATCTGGCGCGCGGTCGAGTACCTGCTGCCGGTGCTGATCGCCGCGCCGTGCATGGGCATGCGCTCCAAGGGCGGGGAGAGCCTCAACCGTCGCTGGGGCCGCTTCCGCAAGCGCATGGCGGGCCTTGTGACCGGGCGCGGCGGCAAGCGCGCTGCGGCGCGCGGCGGCGTCACGGTGAGGCCCGGCGCCAAGAGGAAGGTCGTCGTGTCGGGTGCGGGTGCCAAGACCGGCGGCACCTCGGACGTCCAGGCGCGCATCGCTGCCGGCAAGGCGGCAGCGGCGGCCAAGAAGGAGGCTGCCGAGAAGGACGGCGCATAG
- the mnmA gene encoding tRNA 2-thiouridine(34) synthase MnmA — translation MAGKVYCGLSGGVDSALAAALLVEAGYDVTAVYMRNWSRDLPGFRCPWARELADAERVAVTLGIDLEVWDCEAEYKATVVDYLVDAYAHGYTPNPDVMCNQTIKFGTFLARALEEGADYVATGHYGRVERDGDGSARLLRAVDEHKDQTYFLWRVGADALARTLLPVGEIRDKAEVRRMCAERGLGVENKPDSDGICFVGPVGIRAFLLDSLERRAGDVVEWETGRVLGRHDGAFLFTVGQRRGLDLGGGPARYVVETDVEKNVVYVTADHDSPALFSREIALGDVRWVSGAAPAPGHYLVRTRHTGELREAELDGGRLRFDEPVRRVAPGQSAVVYDGVRCLGGGVVQRGEPCR, via the coding sequence ATGGCTGGCAAGGTTTACTGCGGCCTCTCCGGCGGGGTCGACTCGGCGCTCGCGGCGGCCCTTCTGGTGGAGGCGGGCTACGACGTCACGGCCGTCTACATGCGCAACTGGTCGCGCGACCTGCCGGGGTTCAGGTGCCCGTGGGCGCGCGAGCTGGCGGATGCCGAGCGGGTGGCGGTGACCCTGGGGATCGACCTGGAGGTCTGGGACTGCGAGGCGGAATACAAGGCAACGGTCGTCGACTACCTGGTGGACGCCTACGCCCACGGCTACACGCCAAACCCCGACGTCATGTGCAACCAGACGATCAAGTTCGGGACGTTCCTCGCCCGCGCGCTCGAGGAGGGGGCGGACTACGTGGCGACGGGCCACTACGGGCGCGTCGAGCGCGACGGGGACGGCAGCGCGCGCCTGCTGCGCGCCGTCGACGAGCACAAGGACCAGACGTACTTCCTGTGGCGCGTGGGGGCGGACGCGCTCGCGCGGACGCTCCTGCCGGTGGGCGAGATACGCGACAAGGCGGAGGTGCGCCGCATGTGCGCCGAGCGGGGCCTGGGCGTGGAGAACAAGCCGGACTCCGACGGCATCTGCTTCGTGGGCCCGGTGGGCATCCGGGCGTTTCTGCTCGACTCGCTCGAGCGGCGCGCGGGTGACGTCGTGGAGTGGGAGACGGGGCGCGTCCTCGGCCGCCATGACGGGGCGTTCCTCTTCACGGTGGGGCAGCGTCGCGGCCTCGACCTGGGGGGAGGTCCCGCCCGCTACGTCGTGGAGACGGACGTCGAGAAAAACGTGGTGTACGTGACGGCCGACCACGACAGCCCGGCGCTCTTCTCGCGCGAGATCGCCCTCGGCGACGTGCGCTGGGTCTCCGGCGCCGCCCCGGCGCCCGGTCACTACCTCGTGCGGACGCGCCACACCGGCGAGCTGCGCGAAGCCGAGCTCGACGGGGGGCGGCTGCGCTTCGACGAGCCCGTGCGCCGCGTCGCGCCCGGACAGTCCGCAGTGGTCTACGATGGTGTCCGCTGCCTCGGCGGCGGCGTCGTGCAGAGGGGGGAGCCATGTCGATAG
- a CDS encoding DUF4179 domain-containing protein yields MTSPLDSYTASMDGLRFPDEARPRMVEALKDAEKNARPGTAAEVLTMPARRRPRRWARVAAGLALALVLGGGATVAVAAGVLPNPADVLSDVFGGAPAQTELLNDVGRPVGATATSNGVTVTAEAVVGDRSNYAVAYSIEFDDSSVLEELEFHEGGKLTYVGDAFLRVDGAMSGGGFARLYDADPTDNTLQLVEVMGVQTWNDAGVVGRTARFTMSKLEIFTDEGEIETLAAGDWNFKFEMNYVDTTVDLPAGQSTTWQGSDVTIDAVSVSSLGVTVDYTIDRQIGDLGPSGQMSDEALAEQAAVLGLPVIVTFADGTTFDATDANGSAVKRDGGTSVVTKARTYDRIVAAGDIVSVTVGDVEIPVSAA; encoded by the coding sequence ATGACTTCCCCGCTTGATAGCTACACCGCATCAATGGACGGCCTGCGCTTTCCCGACGAGGCCAGGCCCCGCATGGTCGAGGCACTGAAGGATGCCGAGAAGAATGCGCGGCCCGGGACCGCTGCGGAGGTCCTGACCATGCCCGCGCGCCGCCGTCCGCGCCGCTGGGCACGCGTCGCCGCCGGGCTCGCGCTCGCCCTCGTGCTGGGCGGGGGCGCCACCGTCGCCGTGGCGGCGGGCGTGCTGCCCAACCCTGCCGACGTACTCTCAGACGTCTTCGGCGGCGCGCCGGCCCAGACTGAGCTTCTGAACGACGTCGGCCGGCCGGTTGGCGCGACCGCGACCTCGAACGGCGTCACCGTGACGGCCGAGGCCGTGGTAGGCGACCGCTCCAACTACGCCGTCGCATACTCCATCGAATTCGACGACTCCTCCGTGCTCGAGGAGCTCGAGTTTCACGAGGGCGGCAAGCTGACGTACGTGGGGGACGCCTTCCTGCGCGTGGACGGCGCGATGAGTGGCGGTGGGTTCGCCCGCCTTTACGACGCCGACCCCACGGACAACACGCTGCAGCTCGTAGAGGTCATGGGGGTGCAGACGTGGAACGACGCAGGCGTAGTGGGCCGCACGGCGCGCTTCACCATGAGCAAGCTTGAGATCTTCACCGACGAAGGGGAGATCGAGACCCTGGCGGCAGGCGACTGGAACTTCAAGTTCGAGATGAACTACGTGGACACGACCGTCGACCTGCCAGCAGGCCAGAGCACGACGTGGCAGGGCTCGGACGTCACGATCGACGCCGTGTCGGTGTCCTCCCTCGGCGTCACGGTGGACTACACGATCGACCGGCAGATCGGCGACCTCGGCCCCTCGGGCCAGATGAGCGACGAGGCCCTGGCGGAGCAGGCCGCCGTGTTGGGCCTGCCCGTGATCGTGACCTTTGCTGACGGCACGACGTTTGACGCCACGGACGCCAACGGCTCTGCGGTGAAGCGAGACGGCGGCACGAGCGTCGTCACCAAGGCGAGGACCTACGACCGCATCGTTGCCGCAGGCGACATCGTGAGTGTGACGGTGGGTGACGTGGAGATTCCCGTGAGCGCTGCGTAG